A single genomic interval of Desulfonatronum sp. SC1 harbors:
- the pglZ gene encoding BREX-3 system phosphatase PglZ, whose translation MTLGATSKMSSWRDAILNDFVPNVSKLTLVADPDCLLSEEKLSLALRGRGFDLIEFNDPVEFRYAYESKYRSIWDQGKHTDLVVILRLQDAELESLPYDLLQAGRKLSFNLGELFPTLSYPVIEKLDRSLLDALFEAQRKSSLDRMGDNATKDFILRHVFGIAAELIANEVDLLRALLRLHYGKLQIPLMLAERLIQVIKGHDGLKSWPLSEIVPDDEAFFTFLQERWPVFLSRLGGANQVRDDSPGFGLKYPGPDHLPFDHQDIKVYIDNLFLEGKLTPVEAKGIEVDAGSWVRSGIATSVFADDGLRISGLFDLVEKDLPTAEARYSDWTAFALKWAELSSLVHCSISTEYQTRLREIGDALNTTFAGWLTGHYSSLINLPPTTPAMLHHVPRRLARDIEDSTDSRAALIVIDGLALDQWVTIRQLLQKQDASLVMRESATFAWIPTLTSVSRQSIFSGKPPLFFPSSINSTNSEEKLWKQFWEGHGLSRLDVAYQRGLGDGDAAGVLDIAIHHGRTKVVGLVIDKVDKIMHGMQLGSAGMHNQIKQWCQGGFLAALVGQLLEYGYEVWLTADHGNIQCDGKGRPSEGVIAETRGERVRVYPTPELRAQVAGAFPFAHKWQPVGLPPNYFPLVVNGHDAFVSPGDVIVGHGGVAIEEVIVPLVKFERRTR comes from the coding sequence ATGACTCTTGGTGCAACTTCAAAAATGAGTAGCTGGCGGGATGCCATCCTGAACGACTTTGTCCCCAACGTCAGCAAACTGACCTTGGTCGCCGACCCGGACTGTCTGTTGTCCGAGGAGAAACTGTCGCTGGCGCTTCGCGGGCGAGGCTTCGACCTGATCGAGTTCAATGACCCGGTCGAATTCAGATACGCCTATGAGTCCAAATACCGCTCTATCTGGGACCAGGGCAAGCACACCGATCTGGTGGTGATCCTCAGGTTGCAGGATGCCGAACTTGAATCCTTGCCTTACGATCTGCTCCAGGCGGGCAGGAAGCTGTCGTTCAACCTGGGGGAGCTTTTCCCAACGCTCAGTTACCCGGTCATCGAGAAGCTTGACCGGAGCCTGCTGGACGCGCTTTTTGAAGCTCAGCGCAAGTCGTCACTGGATCGCATGGGCGACAACGCCACCAAGGATTTCATTCTCCGTCATGTGTTCGGCATCGCGGCGGAGTTGATTGCCAACGAGGTGGACCTGCTTCGCGCCTTGCTCCGTTTGCATTACGGCAAACTTCAGATTCCTCTGATGCTGGCCGAGCGGCTCATCCAGGTTATTAAAGGCCATGATGGACTCAAGTCCTGGCCGCTTTCTGAAATCGTTCCGGACGACGAGGCATTCTTCACCTTTTTGCAGGAACGCTGGCCGGTTTTTCTTTCCAGACTTGGCGGTGCCAATCAGGTCAGAGATGACTCGCCAGGTTTTGGCCTCAAGTATCCTGGTCCGGATCACCTGCCGTTCGACCATCAGGACATCAAGGTCTACATCGACAACCTTTTCCTGGAGGGGAAACTCACTCCTGTCGAGGCCAAAGGCATTGAAGTGGATGCTGGGTCCTGGGTTCGGAGCGGTATTGCCACGTCCGTCTTTGCCGATGACGGTCTGCGGATCTCTGGTTTGTTTGATCTTGTCGAAAAAGATCTGCCCACAGCGGAAGCGCGTTACTCAGACTGGACCGCCTTTGCATTAAAATGGGCGGAACTGTCCTCGCTGGTTCATTGCAGCATAAGCACCGAGTATCAGACCCGGCTCAGGGAAATCGGCGATGCCTTGAACACAACCTTTGCCGGCTGGCTGACTGGCCACTACTCGAGTCTGATCAACTTGCCGCCGACCACTCCGGCCATGCTGCACCATGTGCCGCGCCGCCTGGCTCGGGACATCGAGGATTCCACTGACAGCCGAGCTGCGCTGATTGTGATCGATGGACTTGCCTTGGATCAGTGGGTGACCATCCGCCAGCTTCTGCAAAAGCAGGATGCCAGCCTGGTCATGCGCGAATCCGCAACTTTTGCCTGGATTCCAACGCTGACATCGGTATCGCGGCAATCAATTTTTTCGGGCAAGCCGCCGCTCTTTTTCCCCTCATCCATCAACTCGACAAACAGCGAAGAGAAACTCTGGAAGCAGTTCTGGGAAGGCCATGGACTGTCCCGGCTGGATGTCGCTTACCAGCGAGGCCTTGGCGACGGCGATGCTGCGGGCGTCCTCGACATCGCAATCCACCATGGGAGGACCAAGGTGGTGGGGCTGGTCATAGACAAGGTAGACAAGATCATGCACGGGATGCAACTCGGCTCAGCCGGGATGCACAACCAGATCAAGCAATGGTGCCAAGGTGGTTTTCTGGCCGCCCTGGTCGGCCAACTGTTGGAATACGGCTATGAGGTATGGCTGACGGCTGATCACGGCAACATTCAATGTGACGGCAAAGGCCGCCCATCTGAGGGTGTGATTGCCGAAACTCGCGGCGAGCGGGTTCGCGTATATCCCACCCCGGAACTCCGCGCTCAGGTGGCAGGAGCCTTTCCTTTTGCCCACAAGTGGCAACCAGTCGGATTGCCACCAAACTATTTCCCCTTGGTGGTCAATGGCCACGACGCGTTTGTTAGTCCAGGAGATGTCATCGTAGGTCACGGCGGTGTAGCCATTGAAGAAGTCATCGTGCCCCTGGTGAAGTTTGAAAGGAGGACTCGGTGA
- a CDS encoding metal ABC transporter permease codes for MIPDFLQYEFMRNALAACLLISVCCGVMGALVVVNRLVFLSGGVAHASYGGVGAAIYLGASPYLGAALFALLASLVMGGISLGAKHRSDATIGVIWAVGMAAGIILVDMTPGYNVDLMSYLFGSILLVPSTSLWLMAALNLVVLGWVRLFYHDLLAMSYDEEHARVMGVPVRGLYFSLLALAALTVVTVIQAVGLILVIALLTIPAVMAERVARSLGIMMAWSVLLCAVFCVSGLLLAYSLNLTAGAAIVMVAAGGFFLSRLWGKMRGAPHTP; via the coding sequence ATGATCCCGGATTTTCTCCAGTACGAATTCATGCGCAACGCCTTGGCGGCCTGTTTGCTGATCAGCGTTTGTTGCGGGGTGATGGGGGCCTTGGTTGTGGTCAACCGTCTTGTCTTTCTGTCCGGCGGAGTCGCCCACGCTTCCTATGGCGGGGTGGGCGCGGCGATCTATCTGGGCGCGTCGCCGTATCTCGGCGCCGCGCTGTTCGCTTTGCTGGCTTCCTTGGTCATGGGCGGGATCAGTTTGGGGGCCAAGCATCGCAGCGACGCCACCATTGGCGTGATCTGGGCCGTGGGCATGGCCGCGGGGATCATCCTGGTGGACATGACCCCTGGGTACAACGTGGACTTGATGAGCTACCTGTTTGGCAGCATTCTGTTGGTGCCCAGCACAAGCCTATGGCTGATGGCCGCGTTGAATCTGGTGGTGCTGGGCTGGGTGAGGCTTTTCTATCACGACCTGTTGGCCATGTCATACGACGAGGAGCATGCACGGGTTATGGGCGTCCCGGTGCGCGGCCTGTATTTCAGCCTTTTGGCTCTGGCCGCGTTGACCGTGGTAACGGTCATCCAGGCCGTGGGCTTGATTCTGGTCATCGCGCTGTTGACCATTCCAGCCGTGATGGCGGAAAGGGTTGCGCGTTCACTGGGAATCATGATGGCTTGGTCCGTGCTACTCTGCGCCGTGTTCTGCGTAAGCGGATTGCTTCTGGCCTACTCCCTGAATCTGACCGCTGGTGCGGCCATCGTCATGGTGGCGGCTGGCGGATTCTTTCTGTCCCGGCTTTGGGGAAAGATGCGAGGAGCACCTCATACTCCTTGA
- a CDS encoding metal ABC transporter ATP-binding protein, whose product MSPPVVHAQGVCFAYDGHPVLEDVELRVRQGEFLAVLGPNGGGKTTLLKILLGILKPRKGVASVLGAAPGRMPRKVGYVPQHTSIHTQFPIMVEDVVLLGRLPQRSFWRGFDAADREATRLALERVGMWGLRDRRIGRLSGGQRQRVFIARALANDPELLFLDEPTASVDRDFQTALYDLLKELNASMTIIVVSHDLSILSSYATSVACVNKTLFYHDRAEFTQTMLETVYHCPVELVTHGPVPHRVLKEHRCS is encoded by the coding sequence ATGTCCCCTCCTGTCGTGCACGCCCAGGGTGTGTGCTTCGCCTATGATGGACATCCCGTCCTGGAAGACGTGGAGCTGCGTGTGCGCCAGGGGGAATTTCTGGCCGTGCTGGGACCCAACGGGGGGGGGAAGACCACGCTGCTAAAGATCCTGCTGGGAATCCTGAAGCCACGCAAAGGCGTCGCCTCCGTGCTCGGCGCGGCCCCTGGAAGGATGCCCCGCAAGGTGGGGTATGTTCCGCAACACACCAGTATTCATACCCAATTTCCCATTATGGTTGAAGACGTGGTGTTGCTCGGTCGCTTGCCTCAGCGCTCCTTTTGGCGCGGTTTCGACGCGGCGGACCGGGAGGCGACGCGCCTAGCCCTAGAGCGGGTGGGCATGTGGGGTTTGCGCGATCGGCGCATCGGCCGGCTTTCCGGCGGTCAACGGCAACGGGTCTTTATCGCCAGAGCCCTGGCCAACGACCCGGAACTGCTCTTTCTGGACGAACCCACGGCCAGCGTGGACCGGGACTTTCAGACGGCCCTCTATGATTTGCTCAAGGAATTGAACGCGTCCATGACCATCATCGTGGTCAGCCATGATCTCTCCATTCTTTCCAGCTACGCCACGTCCGTGGCCTGCGTGAACAAAACGCTCTTTTACCATGACCGGGCCGAGTTCACCCAGACAATGCTTGAAACCGTCTACCACTGCCCCGTGGAACTGGTGACCCACGGGCCGGTGCCCCACCGAGTGCTTAAGGAGCATCGCTGCTCATGA
- a CDS encoding metal ABC transporter solute-binding protein, Zn/Mn family, whose product MQNWDLRLGIALFVVLFMTLSAASVRAQPFEVFVSIAPQKYFVERIGDQLVNVSVMVPPGVSPHVYEPKPDQMRTLAQAKIYFALGVEFEKNLLSKIAALHPELRIVHTDAGIEKLPMIPHHHDHGHDHGKNHDHGHEHAQGKSHDHDHGHDHEHDHEHDHHHHGGLDTHVWLSPDLVRIQARHILEALTALDGVHAPVYEANFKAFMADLDALDADIRQTLAGKQGTAFMVFHPAWGYFARHYGLEQIPVELEGKEPKAQDLQHLIQRAKVDGIRVVFVSPQFSTRGAETIASAINGRTIAINPLAENWMENMRDVARTFKQAMQ is encoded by the coding sequence ATGCAAAATTGGGATTTGAGGCTTGGGATTGCTCTGTTCGTGGTGTTGTTCATGACGCTGAGCGCGGCATCCGTCCGAGCACAGCCGTTTGAGGTATTCGTGAGCATCGCGCCGCAAAAGTACTTCGTGGAGCGCATCGGCGACCAACTCGTAAATGTGTCCGTCATGGTCCCGCCGGGCGTCAGCCCGCATGTCTACGAGCCGAAACCGGACCAGATGCGGACCTTGGCCCAGGCCAAGATATATTTTGCCTTGGGGGTGGAATTCGAGAAAAACCTTTTGTCCAAGATAGCAGCACTTCATCCTGAACTGCGGATCGTCCACACGGATGCGGGCATCGAGAAACTCCCCATGATCCCCCACCATCATGACCATGGGCACGATCATGGAAAGAATCACGATCACGGACACGAACATGCTCAAGGAAAGAGTCACGACCATGATCATGGGCATGACCACGAGCATGACCACGAGCATGACCACCACCATCACGGCGGACTGGACACCCACGTCTGGCTTTCGCCGGATTTGGTCCGCATCCAGGCACGGCACATCCTCGAGGCCTTGACGGCCCTCGACGGCGTGCATGCACCGGTATATGAAGCCAACTTCAAGGCATTCATGGCCGACCTGGACGCCCTGGATGCGGACATCCGCCAAACCTTGGCCGGAAAGCAAGGGACGGCGTTCATGGTCTTTCATCCCGCCTGGGGCTACTTTGCTCGGCATTACGGGCTTGAGCAGATCCCGGTGGAACTGGAGGGCAAGGAACCCAAGGCCCAGGACTTGCAACATCTGATTCAGCGGGCCAAGGTAGATGGGATTCGCGTTGTTTTCGTCTCCCCGCAGTTTTCCACCCGCGGCGCAGAAACCATCGCCTCGGCCATCAATGGCCGGACCATCGCAATCAACCCGTTGGCAGAAAACTGGATGGAGAACATGCGCGACGTGGCCAGAACATTCAAGCAAGCGATGCAGTAA
- a CDS encoding Fur family transcriptional regulator, giving the protein MKRKTQQRQAIQSVLGKAMGPLTIPEIHREALRYSPGLGIATVYRTVRDMLEQCAILQIGIPGEIPRYEDAHRSHHHFFQCRVCSRVFEVHECPTDLHRLVPEGFELEDHEVFLFGRCKDCRGVPADMHPAKPAETIDM; this is encoded by the coding sequence ATGAAACGAAAAACACAACAACGACAAGCTATTCAATCGGTCCTTGGCAAGGCCATGGGACCGCTGACCATCCCCGAGATTCACCGGGAAGCCTTACGCTATTCGCCAGGCTTGGGAATCGCCACGGTCTATCGAACCGTTCGAGATATGTTGGAACAGTGCGCGATTTTACAAATCGGCATTCCAGGAGAAATCCCCAGATACGAGGACGCGCATCGCTCACACCATCATTTTTTCCAGTGCCGCGTTTGTTCCCGGGTCTTTGAAGTCCACGAATGTCCCACCGACCTTCATCGCTTGGTCCCGGAAGGGTTTGAGTTGGAGGATCACGAGGTGTTCCTGTTCGGTCGTTGCAAGGACTGTCGCGGGGTGCCTGCGGATATGCATCCCGCCAAACCGGCAGAAACGATCGACATGTGA
- the selD gene encoding selenide, water dikinase SelD, with protein MINLDDCALVRGVSAAGUASKISPGDLESVLKDLVIHPDERLLSGTAHAEDAAILRFPPNMALVQTVDFFTPIVNNPYWFGQIAAANSLSDVYAMGGTPWCAMNIVCFPIKTLSKDILKEILRGGLDKIQEAGAVLAGGHSVEDQEIKYGLAVTGVVAPEGYATNGGLRPGDRLILTKPLGSGVLATGLKAELPGAEELEKLLYHWAGRLNRVGGEVIAKLGLKGATDVTGFGLGGHLLEMANASDVRIVLDAESVPVLDRALELIAMGMLPAGSFANKKHCAKQVEIKPGVDTLRTDMIFDAQTSGGLVLGVAEKQVAEAQRLLQEGGEMCEVIGRAVSHHPGAPRLEIK; from the coding sequence ATGATCAATCTGGATGACTGTGCTCTGGTCCGCGGTGTCAGTGCCGCCGGTTGAGCCTCCAAAATATCTCCAGGGGACCTGGAGAGCGTTTTAAAGGATCTCGTCATTCACCCGGACGAGCGCCTGCTTTCCGGAACAGCGCATGCCGAGGACGCGGCGATACTCCGGTTCCCGCCGAACATGGCCCTGGTTCAGACCGTGGATTTCTTCACCCCCATCGTCAACAATCCCTATTGGTTCGGGCAAATCGCCGCCGCCAACTCGCTCTCGGACGTTTATGCCATGGGGGGAACTCCATGGTGCGCCATGAACATCGTCTGTTTTCCAATCAAAACCCTTTCCAAGGATATTCTCAAGGAAATTCTGCGCGGCGGATTGGACAAGATCCAAGAGGCCGGAGCGGTGCTGGCCGGAGGTCACAGCGTCGAAGATCAGGAGATCAAATACGGCTTGGCGGTCACCGGCGTCGTCGCTCCGGAAGGTTATGCGACCAATGGTGGCCTGCGTCCCGGTGATCGGCTGATTCTGACCAAGCCGTTGGGCTCAGGCGTCTTGGCCACGGGGTTGAAGGCCGAGTTGCCCGGCGCGGAAGAGCTGGAAAAGCTTCTGTATCACTGGGCCGGGCGGCTGAACCGGGTTGGCGGGGAAGTCATCGCCAAGCTAGGATTGAAGGGTGCCACGGATGTGACCGGATTCGGCTTGGGCGGGCATCTGCTGGAGATGGCCAATGCCTCGGACGTACGGATTGTCCTGGACGCCGAAAGCGTTCCGGTCCTGGACCGAGCCTTGGAATTGATCGCCATGGGCATGCTTCCCGCTGGCAGTTTCGCCAACAAGAAGCACTGCGCCAAGCAGGTGGAGATCAAGCCCGGCGTGGACACGCTGCGCACGGACATGATTTTTGACGCCCAGACTTCCGGCGGTCTGGTGCTGGGAGTTGCCGAGAAGCAGGTGGCCGAGGCCCAAAGGCTGCTTCAAGAGGGAGGGGAGATGTGCGAGGTCATCGGGCGGGCCGTTTCGCATCACCCTGGAGCTCCCCGGCTGGAGATCAAGTAG
- a CDS encoding selenium metabolism-associated LysR family transcriptional regulator, producing MDMRQLRAFAKVYERKSFSRAAEDLALSQPTISAHVASLEQSIQVSLFDRLGRGILPTQAADILYGHCASIFTSLDRAESEIRLLSNDVSGELKLGGSTIPTNYLFPELLSRFSRKYPNVRISLVEGDSLNILDLISRGELCVGVVGARDESSELEFQTLVDDSLVVLAAPNFLSGRRTPFSMESIAKMPWVVRQPGSGTRLAVEQALEKAGCSPKELNVVSVVDGTEALLRFVRCGMGITVSSRLAAREYLQRGELTAVSIPELRFERSFFVVHHPLRHQFPVVRYFLKFVIEAAETFEQPEAIQHQVEEEVFDLVRRSVGHSDSFHHQRG from the coding sequence ATGGATATGCGTCAACTGAGAGCCTTTGCCAAGGTATATGAGCGAAAAAGCTTTTCTCGGGCCGCGGAAGACCTTGCTTTGTCTCAACCCACCATCAGCGCCCATGTGGCCTCATTGGAACAATCCATCCAAGTCTCATTGTTTGATCGCCTCGGGCGCGGCATTTTACCGACTCAGGCCGCGGACATTCTCTACGGGCATTGCGCTTCCATCTTTACATCCCTGGATCGGGCCGAGTCTGAAATTCGTTTGCTGTCCAACGACGTGTCCGGAGAGTTGAAACTGGGGGGAAGCACAATTCCCACGAACTACCTTTTTCCGGAATTGCTCAGCCGTTTTTCACGAAAATATCCCAATGTCCGCATCTCTCTGGTCGAAGGCGATTCCTTGAACATTCTTGACTTGATTTCCCGGGGAGAGCTATGTGTCGGTGTGGTAGGAGCCAGGGACGAATCTTCTGAGCTGGAGTTTCAGACCTTGGTGGACGACTCGCTTGTGGTCTTGGCTGCGCCTAATTTTTTGTCCGGACGCCGCACACCGTTCAGCATGGAATCCATTGCCAAGATGCCTTGGGTGGTGCGCCAACCTGGATCAGGAACGCGACTTGCCGTGGAGCAGGCCTTGGAAAAAGCAGGATGTTCGCCCAAGGAACTGAACGTGGTCAGCGTCGTGGACGGCACGGAAGCCCTGTTGCGTTTCGTGCGTTGCGGCATGGGAATTACCGTCAGCTCCCGGCTGGCCGCTCGGGAGTACCTTCAGCGCGGAGAATTGACCGCCGTCAGCATTCCGGAACTCCGCTTCGAGCGCAGTTTTTTCGTTGTCCATCACCCCTTGCGTCACCAGTTTCCCGTCGTACGGTATTTTTTGAAATTCGTCATCGAAGCAGCCGAGACATTTGAGCAGCCCGAGGCGATTCAGCATCAGGTCGAAGAGGAAGTGTTCGACTTGGTGCGTCGCTCCGTTGGCCACTCTGATTCCTTCCATCACCAACGAGGTTGA
- the rplQ gene encoding 50S ribosomal protein L17, translating to MRHRKSGRKFNRTPAHRKAMFRNMASALIQHGRIQTTEAKAKELRGVVEKLVTKAKRNDLHSRRLVYKVLGDHGLVKRLFDEIAPLYQDVPGGYTRVLKLGSPRPGDCAPLAFIEFTKHDGVSGQTEIGNSPTTSVAQSTVPQNPATEEASSAPREKSTE from the coding sequence ATGAGACACAGGAAGAGCGGTAGAAAGTTCAACCGGACACCGGCCCACCGAAAAGCCATGTTTCGGAACATGGCCAGCGCGCTGATCCAGCATGGCCGTATTCAAACCACTGAAGCCAAGGCCAAGGAACTTCGTGGTGTGGTTGAAAAACTCGTGACCAAGGCAAAGCGCAATGATTTGCATTCCAGGCGGCTGGTGTACAAGGTCTTGGGGGACCATGGGCTTGTTAAACGACTGTTTGACGAGATTGCTCCCTTGTATCAGGATGTCCCTGGTGGATACACACGCGTATTGAAGCTTGGGTCACCACGACCGGGAGACTGTGCTCCTTTGGCTTTCATTGAGTTTACGAAGCATGATGGCGTGAGTGGACAAACTGAGATAGGGAATTCTCCGACAACATCCGTTGCGCAAAGCACGGTTCCACAGAATCCCGCGACCGAAGAAGCCTCTTCGGCCCCTCGAGAAAAGTCCACTGAGTGA
- a CDS encoding DNA-directed RNA polymerase subunit alpha translates to MFIRKGDKLLNTRNWTELVKPDQLVKDKRSTNTYGKFICEPLERGFGTTIGNALRRVLLSSMQGAAIVAVRIEGVQHEFSTIPGVLEDITDIVLNLKQVRLAMTTDEPQRLQLTANSKGVVTASAIQENQRVKVYNTEQLIATLTDDVDFRLELEVRMGKGYLPAEMHEGLDEEIGLIALDANFSPILKAAYSVEQARVGQMTNYDKLVMEVWTDGSVRPDDAFAYSAKILKDQLSVFIAFDDSDDEQGAADATDQSIDPVLFKSIEDLELSVRATNCLKSAGIAIFGELVQKTENEILETRNFGRKSLEEIRRVVNKMGFDFGTDVPNFEEKYQEWLKKEETHETQEER, encoded by the coding sequence ATGTTCATTCGTAAAGGCGACAAGCTCCTCAACACCCGAAATTGGACGGAGTTGGTCAAGCCCGACCAGCTTGTCAAGGACAAGCGCTCTACCAATACCTACGGCAAGTTTATCTGTGAGCCGTTAGAACGTGGGTTTGGGACAACAATTGGCAACGCCCTGCGTCGCGTCCTGCTGTCGTCTATGCAGGGGGCGGCCATCGTCGCCGTGCGCATCGAGGGCGTCCAGCACGAGTTTTCGACTATTCCTGGCGTTCTTGAGGATATCACGGATATCGTGCTTAACTTGAAGCAGGTTCGCTTGGCCATGACCACCGATGAGCCACAACGACTTCAGCTCACGGCAAACTCTAAAGGAGTGGTCACTGCTTCCGCTATTCAGGAAAATCAACGGGTCAAGGTCTACAATACCGAACAACTCATCGCTACTTTGACTGACGACGTTGATTTTCGCTTGGAGCTTGAAGTCCGTATGGGCAAGGGGTATCTTCCAGCGGAAATGCATGAAGGCCTGGACGAGGAAATTGGATTGATCGCGTTGGACGCGAACTTTTCTCCTATCCTTAAGGCCGCGTATTCCGTGGAGCAGGCGCGAGTTGGTCAGATGACCAATTATGACAAGCTGGTCATGGAAGTTTGGACAGACGGGTCAGTACGTCCAGATGATGCTTTCGCCTATTCCGCCAAGATACTTAAAGACCAGCTCTCCGTGTTCATCGCATTCGATGACAGCGACGACGAACAAGGAGCGGCGGACGCCACGGACCAAAGTATTGATCCCGTTTTGTTCAAGTCCATTGAGGATCTTGAGCTTTCCGTAAGGGCGACCAATTGCTTGAAGAGCGCTGGAATAGCTATTTTTGGCGAACTTGTTCAAAAGACGGAAAACGAAATTTTGGAAACGCGGAACTTCGGTCGGAAGTCACTTGAGGAAATTCGGCGCGTTGTCAATAAAATGGGCTTTGATTTTGGGACCGATGTGCCTAATTTCGAAGAGAAATATCAGGAATGGTTGAAGAAGGAAGAAACTCATGAGACACAGGAAGAGCGGTAG
- the rpsD gene encoding 30S ribosomal protein S4, protein MARYTDAKCRLCRREGAKLFLKGDRCFTDKCAYERRSYAPGEHGRARKKFSDYALQLREKQKLRRTFGVLERPFRNYFSRADKQRGVTGTNLLVLLETRLDNVVYRMGYANSRDQARQLIRHGHFTLNGHKVNIPSLRLRIGDEIVVKESSRKIPVIQEAQQVIARRGTPAWLEVDGPQTRGKLVAVPTREDISFQINEQLIVELYSK, encoded by the coding sequence TTGGCCAGATATACTGATGCAAAATGCCGATTGTGCCGCCGGGAAGGCGCAAAGCTTTTTTTGAAAGGTGATCGCTGTTTCACCGACAAATGTGCCTACGAGCGACGTTCATATGCACCCGGGGAACACGGTCGTGCACGGAAAAAGTTCAGCGACTATGCCTTGCAATTGCGAGAAAAGCAGAAATTACGTCGCACTTTCGGAGTACTTGAGCGACCGTTCCGGAATTATTTTTCCAGGGCCGACAAGCAACGGGGCGTAACCGGAACCAATTTATTGGTATTGCTGGAAACACGCCTGGACAACGTCGTTTACCGCATGGGATATGCAAATTCTCGCGATCAGGCCCGACAGTTAATCCGCCATGGTCATTTTACCTTGAACGGCCATAAGGTGAATATACCCTCTTTGCGCTTGCGCATTGGTGACGAGATCGTGGTCAAGGAGTCGAGTCGCAAGATTCCCGTTATTCAGGAAGCCCAGCAGGTGATCGCCCGTCGCGGAACCCCCGCTTGGTTGGAAGTCGACGGTCCTCAGACTAGAGGCAAACTCGTCGCCGTTCCGACTCGCGAAGATATATCTTTTCAGATCAACGAACAGCTCATCGTAGAGTTGTATTCAAAATAA